A genomic stretch from Psilocybe cubensis strain MGC-MH-2018 chromosome 1, whole genome shotgun sequence includes:
- a CDS encoding Putative epoxide hydrolase, translating into MINIDKPSTCSIEVPFKIAVSDEQIDQLRRKLEAAVFPDELDEAGWDYGAPLADMRRLVSRWKGGYDWRKYEAQLNEELPQFTRDIEVDGFGKLNIHYVHKKSEVTNAIPLLFVHGWPGSFYEIRKILPLLTDSSSDHPSFHVVAFSLPGYGFSEAPKKKGFELVQFAEVGNKLMVALGYNEYVTQGGDWGFFITRRLAQLYGPKHCKAWHTNLPLAPPPYLTRNPLTYLSHLFSSYTAAEKQGMERSQWYYQKSSGYFQEQSTQPQTLGYSLADSPVGLLGWIYEKLVVWTDDYPWEDDEVLTWISIYWFSRAGPAASVRIYYEVSKANPGFLGGNPKPQPTTIPMGHSYFPKELIIPPRKWLKAPNLVFESDHQKGGHFASHERPQELTDDLRKMFGRGGPAFGVVPGKNGYA; encoded by the exons ATGATT AACATTGACAAACCCAGCACTTGTTCAATAG AGGTACCATTCAAAATTGCCGTCTCAGATGAACAGATCGACCAACTGCGTCGAAAACTAGAGGCAGCGGTCTTCCCAGATGAATTAGATGAAGCTGGATGGGACTATGGTGCCCCATTAGCCGACATGCGACGCCTGGTTTCTCGATGGAAAGGCGGTTATGATTGGAGAAAATACGAGGCACAACTCAATGAAGAGTTACCACAGTTTACTCGAGATATAGAGGTCGACGGCTTTGGAAAACTCAACATCCATTACGTCCATAAGAAAAGCGAAGTAACAAATGCCATTCCACTGTTGTTTGTTCATGGAT GGCCTGGGAGCTTTTATGAAATACGAAAAATATTACCATTACTTACCGACAGCTCTTCAGACCATCCTAGCTTCCATGTTGTCGCTTTCAGCCTACCAGGATACGGATTTTCTGAGGCcccaaagaagaaaggattTGAACTCGTCCAATTTGCAGAG GTTGGGAATAAGTTGATGGTGGCACTTGGGTATAACGAATATG TCACTCAAGGAGGCGACTGGGGCTTCTTC ATAACTCGTAGGTTGGCACAATTGTATGGTCCTAAACATTGTAAAGCATGGCACACCAATCTCCCCCT GGCACCGCCTCCGTATCTAACCCGCAATCCTTTAACCTATCTATCCCACCTATTCTCCAGTTATACTGCAGCTGAAAAGCAAGGCATGGAAAGATCTCAGTGGTACTATCAGAAATCAAGTGGATATTTCCAAGAACAGTCCACGCAGCCTCAGACTCTAGGTTACAGTTTGGCTGATTCTCCGGTCGGCCTGCTCGGGTGGATATATGAGAAGTTGGTTGTTTGGACCGATGATTATCCCTgggaagacgatgaag TCTTGACATGGATTTCCATCTACTGGTTTTCGCGCGCCGGACCTGCAGCGTCTGTGCGAATATACTATGAGGTCTCCAAAGCGAATCCAGGGTTCCTTGGTGGTAACCCGAAACCACAGCCAACGACCATTCCAATGGGTCACTCCTATTTCCCTAAAGAGCTCATTATCCCTCCTCGCAA GTGGCTTAAAGCACCGAACCTGGTTTTTGAATCTGACCACCAAAAAGGAGGCCACTTCGCTTCTCACGAGAGACCGCAGGAGTTGACTGATGATTTGCGCAAAATGTTTGGGCGAGGAGGACCTGCATTCGGTGTCGTACCAGGGAAGAATGGATATGCATAA
- a CDS encoding Methionine aminopeptidase 2 — translation MAPTAVAPSETKVEAQLKKPIATTKIETKGDDIPSEEIEGEENEDGDEEVAGEGATGGEGKKKKKKKKPKKKKQEQSDPPRVGLSKLFPSGIYPEGELQPYKDDNTYRITSEEARYKEKLANEDPETTYNDIRRAAEVHRQVRERARKFIRPGMTTTEIVNYIEDGTRALVEENGMQSGIGFPTGVSLNHCAAHYTPNAGDTTVLQQGDVLKVDFGIHVNGRIVDSAFTLTFDHTYDKLVEAVKAATDTGIREAGIDVRLGELAGYIQETMESYEVEVGGKVYPVKPIENLSGHSINKYQIHGGKSVMLVKNDDQTKMEEGEYFAIETFGSTGRGRIVESGECSHYAKRVDAPHVPLRLTSAKSLLKSINTHFGTLPFCRRYLDRAGESKYLLALNHLVNQGIVQDYPPLCDQRGSMTAQFRITLPKEQPTQRSPAQSLLHYETGSPPPSARVDPKLKLQPRRPLRLWDYWKFGFIVAAKATEVTSDVVSHHIWGPRRKSWGIEMTIVTSLIRGAERHSAMVDIGTIRMLMGIGGLVPLPSDALVSPVTFRVKKLNLRGILADFDAKETGQRELSGEWVVGRKTWQRMQTEWKASNKPTVRRSHSVSSSEPFDLNTVSNSDSMKRKERVILYIHGGAYYLSSAAAQRIISIPLAKYTDSRVFAVDYRLAPETCFPGPLHDVVIAYLRLVEDLHIPPENIIICGDSAGGGLTLALLMYLRDNCYTLPSGAILMSPWVDLTMSCESWDSNATYDVVPFPTADNHMNPIALYLGEHTEEYLTHPYASPLFGDFRGLPPLLVQAGDAEVLRDEITLLAHKATMAGVQVMHELYEDAIHVFQAYPFLDASRRSFESMRNFVRDVLPKYQSRSPQLLASIAELGMEREIETERSVFVGGDGLEEKMQDRKLSVDNVNCGKDGGIYERTIGMDDSEDSDTASWVRSPAWSSRPLAAAKGSPINSLKVFEADKGDFEHIENSDVKDVPYFYLSPPIESSLPRHSAPVLPSRPTLSTFLSNSSTNDASSPDPSPAPISDERGPRRIQSTSSLLKAFSSAHDQQLAEVQSSQPHYHSMRSPIHRSFGFNLFSSTHSLSAKRQRRSRSTASLIGDTTPPPSPLPSPSIRKRRLSSALAMTSCNGSKTLSTTEATASAYTDDCQEDIKTLVDEWTRTGPANQTVVVSAHPSIANR, via the exons ATGGCACCCACAGCAGTTGCACCCTCTGAAACGAAAGTCGAGGCGCAACTCAAAAAACCCATTGCGACCACAAAAATCGAAACGAAAGGAGACGATATTCCatctgaagaaattgaaggtgaagaaaatgaagatgGTGACGAGGAAGTAGCCGGCGAGGGTGCAACTGGAG gagagggaaagaagaagaaaaagaagaagaaacccaagaagaagaaacaggAACAGTCTGATCCTCCAAGAGTTGGTTTGTCCAAACTGTTCCCCAGTGGGATTTATCCGGAGGGCGAGCTTCAGCCTTACAAGGATGA CAACACCTATCGTATTACATCCGAGGAGGCGCGATATAAGGAAAAGTTGGCTAATGAAGATCCAGAAACTACTTACAATGACATTCGACGTGCCGCTGAAGTTCATCGTCAAGTCCGAGAACGGGCAAGAAAATTTATTCGTCCTGGAATGACCACCACCGAGATTGTCAATTACATTGAAGATGGTACAAGAGCACTGGTTGAGGAAAATGGAATGCAGAGCGGCATTGGGTTCCCAACTGGGGTGAGCTTGAATCACTGTGCTGCTCACTACACCCCAAATGCGGGCGACACTACTG TACTCCAACAAGGAGATGTACTCAAGGTCGATTTCGGCATCCATGTGAATGGAAGAATCGTGGATTCTGCCTTCACCCTCACATTTGATCACACATATGACAAACTTGTTGAAGCTGTCAAGGCTGCAACTGATACTGGCATTCGG GAAGCAGGAATTGACGTCAGATTAGGAGAACTCGCAGGATACATCCAAGAAACGATGGAATCATATGAAGTCGAGGTTGGAGGGAAGGTGTATCCTG TGAAACCCATCGAAAATCTTAGCGGGCACTCCATCAACAAATATCAAATCCATGGAGGAAAATCAGTCATGCTCGTAAAGAACGACGATCAGACCAAAATGGAGGAAGGGGAATACTTCGCAATTGAGACTTTCGGTTCAACGGGACGAGGTCGGATAGTTGAGAGC GGCGAATGCTCTCACTATGCCAAACGAGTGGACGCGCCTCATGTCCCTCTTCG ACTCACTTCGGCGAAATCGCTTCTGAAATCAATCAACACTCATTTCGGAACTCTTCCATTCTGCCGCAGGTACCTTGACCGGGCAGGAGAAAGCAAGTACCTGCTTGCCCTCAACCATCTAGTCAATCAGGGCATTGTGCAAGACTATCCTCCTCTGTGCGATCAACGTGGATCGATGACCGCTCAATTT CGCATTACCCTTCCGAAAGAGCAGCCTACCCAACGCTCGCCTGCTCAATCTCTCCTCCATTATGAAACCGGATCTCCCCCGCCTTCAGCTCGAGTTGACCCAAAGCTTAAGCTCCAGCCGAGGCGCCCATTGCGTCTTTGGGACTATTGGAAGTTTGGGTTCATTGTCGCTGCGAAAG CTACCGAGGTTACGTCTGATGTTGTCTCCCATCACATATGGGGGCCCCGGCGTAAATCTTGGGGAATTGAAATGACAATTGTGACCAGCCTTATACGTGGAGCAGAGCGTCATAGCGCAATGGTGGATATT GGAACCATACGCATGCTTATGGGCATTGGTGGACTAGTACCACTGCCATCCGATGCGCTCGTGTCGCCTGTTACTTTTCGtgtcaagaagctcaaccttcGCGGAATTCTAGCAGATTTCGATGCTAAAGAAACTGGTCAGCGTGAGCTCTCTGGAGAATGGGTTGTGGGTCGTAAGACTTGGCAAAGGATGCAAACAGAATGGAAAGCATCAAATAAACCTACCGTCAGAAGATCACATTCGGTTTCCAGCAGTGAACCCTTCGATTTGAATACGGTCAGTAACTCTGACTCTATGAAGAGAAAGGAGAGGGTCATCTTGTACATTCACGGGG GTGCATACTACCTGTCAAGCGCAGCAGCTCAACGAATCATCTCGATCCCGTTGGCGAAATATACTGACTCCCGCGTATTTG CTGTGGATTATCGACTGGCACCCGAAACATGCTTTCCTGGACCCCTACACGATGTTGTTATCGCATACCTGCGGCTTGTCGAAGACTTGCACATTCCTCCTGAAAATATTATTATTTGTGGGGACAGTGCAGGCGGCGGCCTTACACTGGCACTTTTGATGTACTTGCGAGATAATTGTTATACACTTCCGTCAGGTGCAATCCTCATGTCTCCTTGGGTTG ATTTGACCATGAGCTGCGAGTCTTGGGATTCAAATGCAACTTACGACGTCGTACCCTTCCCCACAGCCGATAATCACATGAATCCCATCGCCCTCTATCTCGGGGAACACACCGAAGAATATCTGACTCATCCGTACGCAAGTCCACTTTTCGGAGACTTCAGGGGACTTCCACCTCTGCTTGTGCAAGCTGGTGACGCTGAGGTGCTGCGGGATGAGATTACGTTATTAGCCCATAAAGCGACCATGGCTGGTGTACAAGTAATGCACGAGCTCTACGAGGATGCT ATCCATGTCTTTCAAGCATATCCGTTTTTGGACGCCTCTCGTCGATCCTTCGAATCGATGCGTAATTTCGTACGAGACGTTCTGCCCAAGTACCAGAGCCGATCGCCTCAACTTCTTGCGTCTATTGCCGAGCTAGGAATGGAGCGAGAAATCGAAACAGAGAGGTCGGTGTTTGTGGGTGGAGATGgattggaggagaagatgcAAGACAGGAAACTGTCGGTTGATAACGTAAATTGTGGGAAAGACGGTGGCATTTATGAGAGGACGATTGGCATGGACGACTCTGAAGATAGCGATACTGCAAGCTGGGTGCGATCACCCGCCTGGTCGTCGAGGCCTCTAGCTGCTGCCAAAGGATCTCCCATAAACAGCCTGAAGGTATTTGAGGCTGATAAAGGCGATTTTGAGCATATCGAAAATAGCGATGTCAAAGACGTTCCATACTTTTACCTTTCGCCGCCTATCGAATCATCCCTGCCTCGCCATTCCGCTCCCGTCCTTCCATCTAGGCCAACCCTTTCAACGTTTTTGTCTAATTCATCGACGAATGATGCATCATCTCCCGATCCGTCACCAGCTCCAATTTCAGACGAGAGGGGACCCCGGCGGATACAGTCGACGAGTTCATTACTCAAGGCATTTTCGTCAGCTCATGACCAACAACTTGCTGAAGTTCAATCGTCTCAGCCGCATTATCATTCTATGCGTTCTCCTATTCATCGTAGTTTTGGATTTAACCTGTTTAGCTCGACACACTCACTTAGCGCTAAGCGCCAACGTCGCTCACGTTCAACAGCTAGTCTCATAGGAGATAcgacaccaccaccatcaccacttccttctccttctatTCGAAAGAGAAGGTTGTCATCAGCATTGGCAATGACAAGCTGTAATGGCTCTAAAACTTTGTCTACGACTGAAGCAACGGCGTCGGCGTATACTGATGATTGTCAAGAGGACATCAAGACTCTCGTTGATGAATGGACACGGACTGGCCCTGCAAACCAGACCGTAGTTGTCAGTGCCCATCCATCAATAGCGAATCGGTGA